One Fibrobacter sp. UBA4297 DNA window includes the following coding sequences:
- a CDS encoding GDSL-type esterase/lipase family protein → MKKKLAVIAAILGIVSMGSMVSAKDMEITPGYYDVDFTKYDFIDTSLNTIQFPQGSASFEPFFKKLDTLVFENRGKVRILHIGGSHLQADVISGRIREHLVKEYPGASAGRGFVFPYSAARTNTPASYASYYKGIWDKNKNVQHEITKPLGLLGIAVSTRDPRAEITLLLDKYNNEPIWGETSFRVFGYSDSNDVEPVLRIDSMDVFGTFDASSQSYVFTSPRPIDTIQIAFRWADTTKQAEVAAFITDSLYKDSVARADSLARVADSLRMDSLGIAPPPASSQQASQVVAADSMFQGDCEDVLDTNCLNRDEDMQAALDSVAADTVPPRPHFTLTGILAENNAPGITYTNVGINGAKVSNYFEEACPLFEKEMSYYKPDLVIFAIGINDANVEVFNDKAFREDYDMLIKRIRKVSPKTAFIFETNNDSYRKVRKKKYVQHPNGEVARKAFFMLADKHKAGVWDKFSIMGGLGSMAKWEKADLAKKDKVHFKTAGYQLLGDMFYKALMQAYFDHIASLPAEAPVVAQAKPAAAPAPTPAPKTIPAASSVAPKAQAPTAKTASSTATTATATAQAPTVPANAKTAATIQAKVAAPAPTAAPTKPAETTPAKPETTAKAEVAAKQPAEKTVAPPQMPKIAAAAHKDVPMPEVVKQTAQPAQPQIQIPLKPQAQAAEKPVTPTPNAPDKK, encoded by the coding sequence GTGAAGAAAAAGCTTGCCGTCATTGCCGCCATACTAGGCATTGTTAGCATGGGCTCCATGGTTTCTGCAAAGGACATGGAAATCACCCCAGGCTACTATGACGTTGACTTTACGAAATACGACTTTATCGATACGTCTTTGAACACCATCCAGTTCCCGCAAGGGAGCGCAAGTTTCGAGCCGTTTTTCAAGAAGCTCGACACGCTCGTTTTCGAGAACAGGGGCAAGGTGCGCATCCTCCACATTGGCGGTTCGCACTTGCAGGCAGACGTCATCTCGGGCCGCATCCGCGAACACCTGGTAAAGGAATATCCGGGTGCATCTGCAGGCCGCGGCTTCGTATTCCCGTATTCGGCAGCAAGGACAAACACCCCTGCAAGTTACGCTAGTTATTATAAAGGCATCTGGGACAAGAATAAGAACGTCCAGCACGAAATCACAAAACCGCTCGGACTCCTTGGCATTGCAGTAAGCACCCGCGACCCGCGTGCCGAAATCACGCTACTTTTGGACAAGTACAATAACGAACCCATCTGGGGCGAAACAAGCTTTAGAGTTTTCGGATATAGCGATAGCAACGACGTCGAACCAGTGCTCCGCATTGATTCCATGGACGTCTTTGGAACGTTTGACGCCTCTAGCCAGAGCTACGTTTTCACGAGTCCGCGCCCGATTGACACCATCCAGATTGCGTTCCGCTGGGCAGATACGACCAAGCAAGCCGAAGTCGCCGCGTTCATCACGGACTCGCTCTACAAGGATTCCGTTGCCCGCGCAGACTCGCTCGCCCGCGTCGCCGATTCACTGCGCATGGATTCGCTCGGCATTGCGCCCCCGCCAGCATCCTCTCAGCAAGCATCGCAAGTGGTCGCAGCAGATTCGATGTTCCAGGGCGACTGCGAAGACGTTCTCGACACGAACTGCCTGAACCGCGACGAAGACATGCAAGCCGCATTGGATTCCGTTGCCGCAGATACGGTTCCGCCTCGCCCGCACTTTACGCTCACGGGTATCTTGGCAGAGAACAACGCGCCCGGCATCACGTACACGAACGTCGGCATCAACGGCGCCAAGGTCTCTAACTACTTTGAAGAAGCGTGCCCGCTCTTTGAAAAAGAAATGTCCTATTACAAGCCGGACCTCGTGATTTTCGCCATCGGCATTAACGATGCGAACGTCGAAGTATTTAACGACAAGGCTTTCCGTGAAGACTACGACATGCTCATCAAGCGCATCCGCAAAGTGAGCCCAAAGACAGCTTTCATTTTCGAGACAAACAACGACTCTTACCGCAAGGTCCGCAAGAAAAAATACGTGCAGCACCCGAATGGCGAAGTCGCACGCAAAGCGTTCTTTATGCTCGCCGACAAGCACAAGGCTGGCGTTTGGGACAAGTTCTCCATCATGGGCGGGCTTGGTTCCATGGCCAAGTGGGAAAAAGCAGACCTCGCCAAGAAAGACAAGGTACACTTCAAGACTGCGGGCTATCAGTTGCTCGGTGACATGTTCTACAAGGCTTTGATGCAGGCCTACTTCGACCACATTGCAAGCCTCCCCGCCGAAGCTCCGGTCGTTGCACAGGCTAAACCCGCAGCAGCCCCGGCTCCGACTCCGGCACCAAAGACAATCCCGGCAGCATCGAGTGTAGCCCCGAAGGCGCAAGCCCCAACGGCAAAGACTGCTTCGAGCACAGCCACAACAGCTACTGCTACAGCACAAGCTCCGACAGTTCCAGCAAATGCAAAGACCGCAGCCACGATTCAAGCGAAAGTTGCCGCACCCGCACCAACGGCCGCTCCGACAAAACCGGCTGAAACCACTCCGGCAAAACCGGAAACAACCGCCAAAGCGGAAGTCGCAGCTAAGCAGCCCGCTGAAAAAACAGTCGCCCCTCCGCAAATGCCAAAGATTGCCGCAGCCGCACATAAAGATGTCCCAATGCCGGAAGTCGTAAAGCAAACCGCACAACCCGCACAGCCACAAATTCAAATTCCGCTGAAACCTCAAGCACAAGCAGCGGAAAAGCCAGTAACCCCAACACCTAACGCGCCAGACAAGAAATAA
- a CDS encoding MBOAT family O-acyltransferase codes for MLDYIIPYLTRTFAFDPNSPLLFTQFYFWGFFAVVFAIFSLVHSKLLLRNAFLFATSLFFYYKTSGSYVCILIFCVIANFFIGKWIEKAEEKWKKKLLMIIVVIIDLLVLCYYKYSYFFLDALYDFTGIELHVYNFFAAASNAMFGTHSLVDQIILPVGISFFTFQAMSYCIDIYRGKIKAVDNILNFGFYLSFFPQLVAGPIVRADKFVPQLYKPFFLPRRAFGMAVFWILNGLAKKIILSDYLATNFVDRVFDTPLLFTGLENLIALFAYSLQVYADFSGYTDIAIGVALLMGFRLPQNFNSPYKAKSPTEFWRRWHISLSSWWRDYLYIPLGGNRNATVGTFFWMGFLSLVAILLSGSMWVGIALGVFFLYIGIFAYFKPESRKTITTNMNAMATQIVGGWWHGASWNFIIWGGLNGFGQVFNKLWVKRSATVRASIALGFFALSAILYKHYTIPICAITAVWFGVLFVGIYSTIIYHLFCQKQLPWLTTAWNVTLTFVFITFTRLFFRAGSNLDPAEANEVAWNTAKNMVHQMGTAWRWDTILPIAWEHINIILVFIAGMLIHWIPKKFKSRYRITFASLPIPAMIAVTAFIIFVIYQFMSADSCPFIYFQF; via the coding sequence ATGCTTGACTATATCATCCCCTACCTGACCCGCACATTCGCATTTGACCCGAACTCCCCGTTACTCTTCACCCAGTTCTATTTCTGGGGATTCTTCGCGGTCGTCTTCGCCATTTTCTCGCTAGTGCACAGCAAGCTTCTGCTCCGCAACGCGTTCCTGTTTGCGACGAGCTTGTTCTTCTACTACAAGACGAGCGGCAGCTACGTGTGCATCCTCATCTTCTGCGTGATAGCAAACTTCTTCATCGGCAAGTGGATTGAGAAAGCAGAAGAAAAGTGGAAAAAGAAACTTTTGATGATTATAGTCGTGATTATCGACTTGCTGGTGCTCTGCTATTATAAATACTCTTACTTTTTCCTGGACGCCCTTTATGACTTTACCGGCATCGAGCTCCACGTGTACAACTTCTTTGCTGCCGCAAGCAACGCCATGTTCGGTACGCATTCGCTGGTCGATCAGATTATCCTCCCGGTGGGCATTTCGTTCTTCACGTTCCAGGCGATGAGTTATTGCATTGACATTTACCGCGGTAAGATCAAGGCCGTAGACAACATTTTGAACTTCGGCTTTTACCTCTCGTTCTTCCCGCAGCTCGTAGCTGGCCCGATTGTGCGTGCAGACAAGTTTGTACCGCAACTCTACAAGCCGTTTTTCCTCCCCCGCCGCGCTTTTGGCATGGCAGTATTCTGGATTTTGAACGGCCTAGCCAAGAAGATTATCTTGAGCGACTACCTCGCCACGAACTTTGTGGACCGCGTTTTCGATACGCCGCTCCTCTTTACCGGCCTTGAAAACCTGATTGCCCTTTTCGCTTATTCGCTACAGGTTTACGCCGACTTCTCGGGTTACACGGATATCGCGATCGGCGTTGCCCTCCTCATGGGCTTCCGCCTGCCGCAGAACTTCAACAGCCCGTACAAGGCTAAGAGCCCGACCGAATTCTGGCGTCGTTGGCACATCAGCCTTTCTAGCTGGTGGCGCGATTACTTGTACATTCCCCTTGGCGGTAACAGAAACGCAACCGTCGGCACGTTTTTCTGGATGGGATTCTTGAGCCTTGTGGCCATCCTCCTTTCTGGCAGCATGTGGGTCGGTATTGCTCTCGGCGTGTTCTTCCTTTACATTGGCATTTTTGCTTACTTCAAGCCGGAATCCCGCAAGACGATTACCACGAACATGAACGCCATGGCAACGCAAATTGTCGGCGGTTGGTGGCATGGCGCTAGCTGGAACTTCATCATCTGGGGCGGTTTGAATGGTTTCGGACAAGTGTTCAACAAGCTCTGGGTGAAGCGCAGCGCAACGGTTCGTGCATCGATTGCTCTTGGTTTCTTTGCATTGAGTGCGATCCTCTACAAGCACTACACGATTCCTATATGTGCGATTACTGCAGTTTGGTTCGGCGTGCTTTTCGTGGGCATCTACTCGACCATCATTTATCATTTGTTCTGCCAAAAACAATTGCCGTGGCTCACGACCGCTTGGAATGTGACACTCACGTTTGTGTTCATCACGTTCACGCGTCTCTTCTTCCGCGCGGGTTCCAACCTTGACCCGGCAGAAGCAAACGAAGTCGCATGGAATACGGCTAAGAACATGGTCCACCAGATGGGTACCGCCTGGCGCTGGGACACGATTCTCCCGATTGCATGGGAACACATCAATATCATCCTCGTGTTCATCGCTGGTATGCTTATCCACTGGATTCCGAAGAAGTTCAAGTCCCGCTACCGCATCACGTTTGCATCGCTC